In Ectothiorhodospiraceae bacterium 2226, a single window of DNA contains:
- a CDS encoding Hsp20/alpha crystallin family protein has product MDMVRYEPWTLLNRLHREIDSLFDQRVSNGESTHLSTADWTPAVDIRDTGDAFVLHADVPGVDPKDIDISMENGVLTLRGERRHETEEERAGYKRVERVRGNFYRRFSLPDSADAEKITAKCDQGVLEITIPKQEKVQPRKIQVQS; this is encoded by the coding sequence ATGGACATGGTGCGCTATGAACCCTGGACGCTGTTGAACCGCCTGCACCGCGAGATCGACAGCCTGTTCGATCAGCGGGTGAGCAACGGCGAGAGTACCCACCTCAGCACGGCCGACTGGACCCCGGCGGTGGACATCCGCGACACGGGTGACGCCTTCGTGCTACACGCCGATGTACCGGGCGTCGACCCCAAGGACATCGACATCAGCATGGAGAACGGCGTGCTGACCCTGCGCGGCGAGCGCCGCCACGAGACAGAGGAGGAACGTGCCGGCTACAAGCGCGTCGAGCGGGTACGCGGCAACTTCTACCGCCGCTTCAGCCTGCCGGATAGCGCCGACGCGGAGAAGATCACTGCCAAGTGCGATCAGGGCGTGCTGGAGATCACCATCCCCAAGCAGGAGAAGGTTCAGCCGCGCAAGATCCAGGTACAGTCCTAA
- a CDS encoding DnaJ domain-containing protein encodes MEFKDYYQVLGVPREATQEDIKRAYRKLARKYHPDVSKEANAEARFKELGEAYEVLRDPEKRAAYDRLGANWRAGEDFRPPPDWDAGFEFRGGFGGGPGGEFSDFFDTLFGAGSPFGARPGGARRGGFAMRGEDHHAKIRVSLADAYRGAERTVSLQAPAVDGLGRVKTNTRQLRVKIPAGVSEGGRIRLAGQGHPGVGDAPAGDLYLEIAFEPHPLFRAEGRDIHLTLPVTPWEAALGAKVPVPTLGGTVDMNVPAGAQSGQKLRLRGRGLPGKPPGDQYVTLQIAIPQADTAEQRRFYEEMARTMPFDPRRHMAS; translated from the coding sequence ATGGAATTTAAGGACTACTACCAAGTGCTCGGCGTGCCGCGCGAGGCGACGCAGGAGGATATCAAGCGCGCCTACCGCAAGCTCGCGCGCAAATACCACCCCGACGTGAGCAAGGAAGCGAATGCCGAGGCGCGCTTCAAGGAACTCGGCGAGGCCTACGAGGTGCTGCGCGATCCCGAGAAGCGCGCCGCCTACGATCGCCTCGGCGCGAACTGGCGGGCGGGCGAAGATTTTCGCCCGCCGCCCGATTGGGACGCCGGCTTCGAGTTCCGCGGCGGTTTCGGCGGCGGCCCCGGCGGCGAGTTCAGCGATTTCTTCGACACCCTGTTCGGCGCGGGCAGTCCGTTCGGGGCGCGCCCGGGCGGGGCGCGGCGCGGCGGCTTCGCCATGCGCGGCGAGGATCACCACGCCAAGATCCGCGTGAGCCTGGCGGACGCCTACCGCGGCGCGGAGCGCACCGTCAGCCTGCAGGCCCCGGCGGTCGACGGCCTGGGGCGCGTCAAGACCAACACCCGCCAACTGCGCGTGAAGATTCCCGCGGGGGTGAGCGAGGGCGGGCGCATCCGTCTCGCCGGCCAGGGGCATCCCGGGGTGGGCGACGCCCCGGCGGGCGACCTCTACCTGGAGATCGCGTTCGAGCCCCACCCTTTGTTCCGGGCGGAGGGTCGGGACATCCACCTCACCCTGCCGGTGACGCCGTGGGAAGCGGCGCTCGGCGCGAAGGTGCCGGTACCGACACTGGGCGGAACCGTGGACATGAACGTCCCGGCCGGCGCGCAGTCGGGACAGAAGCTGCGCCTGCGCGGACGCGGCCTGCCGGGCAAACCACCCGGGGACCAGTACGTGACCCTGCAGATCGCCATCCCCCAAGCCGACACCGCCGAACAGCGCCGCTTCTATGAAGAGATGGCGCGCACCATGCCGTTCGATCCACGCCGCCACATGGCGTCCTGA
- a CDS encoding Hsp20/alpha crystallin family protein, which produces MERLNTLRRELGHAWQSVADGWNHLRERAGTALTRFQPRAQRGEVQTRAEQAVADAARWGLLTAEVRDEDDRVRVRMEIPGMDKDDFDISVQGDRLVVRGEKRARREQQSGRYYLMECAYGSFERVVPLPAAVLEEGARARYQRGVLEVTLAKNPLARRRNITITTGNGK; this is translated from the coding sequence ATGGAGAGGCTCAACACATTGCGACGTGAACTCGGCCACGCCTGGCAGAGCGTGGCCGATGGCTGGAACCATTTGCGGGAACGCGCCGGCACCGCCCTCACGCGGTTTCAGCCGCGCGCGCAACGCGGCGAGGTGCAGACCCGCGCCGAGCAGGCCGTCGCGGACGCGGCGCGCTGGGGACTGCTGACCGCCGAGGTGCGCGACGAGGACGACCGGGTGCGGGTGCGCATGGAAATCCCCGGCATGGATAAGGATGACTTCGACATCTCGGTGCAGGGCGACCGGCTCGTCGTGCGGGGCGAGAAACGGGCGCGACGGGAACAACAGAGTGGACGCTACTATCTGATGGAGTGCGCGTACGGCAGCTTCGAGCGCGTCGTGCCCCTACCCGCCGCGGTACTCGAGGAAGGGGCCCGCGCGCGCTATCAGCGCGGCGTGCTCGAGGTCACGCTCGCCAAGAACCCGTTGGCGCGACGGCGAAACATCACCATCACCACAGGAAACGGCAAATGA
- a CDS encoding DegQ family serine endoprotease, which yields MTTILRVWFVAAVFAASSAVHAALPAADSQGQPLPTLAPLLEEITPAVVNISTRGRVQVQQSPLFNDPFFRHFFGDPPRQPRERTVTSLGSGVIVDAENGYVLTNAHVVQRADEININLRDGRNLSAQIVGTDPESDVAVLKVEPRELTQLPMGDSDALRVGDFVIAIGNPFGLGQTVTSGIVSALSRSGLGADQFEDFIQTDASINPGNSGGALVNLRGEVIGINTAILAPAGGNIGIGFAIPINMARDIMEQLVEHGEVRRGRLGVQAQDLTPELAQAFDLQQRQGAVIANVMPDSPAAQAGLQPGDVVLQVNGQAIRDATHLRNVVGLLRVGQEIELRILRNGQPRTLKTVIAERQTAQADGARLHARLRGATFANLSAEEHRGAAVNGGVRVAALEAGSPAHRNGLREGDIIVSVNRQPVRDVQALRDLAADAPQLLLNIRRGGGALFLLIR from the coding sequence ATGACAACAATCTTGCGCGTCTGGTTCGTCGCCGCGGTATTCGCGGCGAGCTCGGCAGTCCACGCCGCCCTGCCCGCGGCCGACAGCCAGGGGCAGCCGCTGCCGACGCTGGCCCCGCTGCTGGAGGAGATCACCCCCGCGGTGGTGAACATCTCCACCCGGGGGCGGGTGCAGGTGCAACAGAGCCCGTTGTTCAACGACCCCTTCTTTCGCCACTTCTTCGGCGATCCGCCGCGCCAACCGCGCGAGCGTACCGTCACCAGCCTGGGCTCGGGCGTGATCGTGGACGCGGAGAACGGCTACGTGCTGACCAACGCGCACGTGGTACAGCGCGCCGACGAGATCAACATCAACCTGCGCGACGGGCGCAACCTCTCGGCGCAGATCGTCGGCACCGACCCCGAGTCCGATGTCGCGGTGCTCAAGGTCGAACCGCGCGAACTCACGCAGCTGCCGATGGGCGACTCGGACGCGCTGCGCGTGGGTGACTTCGTGATCGCGATCGGTAACCCGTTCGGGCTCGGCCAGACCGTCACCTCCGGCATCGTCAGCGCCCTCAGCCGCAGCGGACTGGGGGCGGACCAGTTCGAGGACTTCATCCAGACCGACGCGTCCATCAACCCCGGCAACTCGGGCGGCGCGCTGGTCAACCTGCGCGGGGAGGTGATCGGCATCAACACCGCCATTCTCGCGCCCGCCGGCGGCAACATCGGCATCGGCTTTGCGATCCCCATCAACATGGCGCGCGACATCATGGAGCAGCTGGTCGAGCACGGCGAGGTGCGGCGCGGGCGCCTCGGGGTGCAGGCGCAGGATCTGACCCCCGAGTTGGCGCAGGCCTTCGACCTGCAACAGCGTCAGGGCGCGGTGATCGCGAACGTCATGCCCGACTCCCCCGCCGCGCAGGCGGGCTTGCAGCCGGGCGACGTGGTGCTACAGGTCAACGGTCAGGCAATCCGCGACGCCACCCACTTGCGCAACGTGGTGGGCCTGTTGCGCGTCGGCCAGGAGATCGAGCTGCGCATTCTGCGCAACGGCCAGCCGCGCACGCTCAAGACCGTGATCGCGGAGCGCCAGACCGCGCAGGCCGACGGGGCGCGCCTGCACGCCCGGTTGCGGGGCGCGACCTTCGCCAATCTCAGCGCCGAGGAACACCGCGGCGCGGCGGTGAACGGCGGCGTGCGGGTGGCGGCCCTCGAGGCCGGCAGCCCCGCGCACCGCAACGGCCTGCGCGAGGGCGACATCATCGTCTCGGTAAACCGCCAGCCGGTGCGCGACGTGCAGGCGCTGCGGGATTTGGCGGCCGACGCGCCCCAGCTGCTACTCAATATCCGCCGCGGGGGCGGCGCCCTGTTCTTGTTGATCCGCTGA
- a CDS encoding ligand-binding protein SH3, whose product MSGLIPNFPMDGVVTVNRVILKPEYTVDDLQERVAVLCENVKTYHSDTGFVGGFVALNSGAVSNEGSTVGQAVESPLKGKEALIVTFWRSFEEHEASHRSDSFQPLFRQVLELCENGNEEIAYEMLWSGAAYDPETAKQAREAKHRAA is encoded by the coding sequence ATGAGTGGACTGATTCCGAACTTCCCGATGGACGGCGTGGTTACCGTCAACCGTGTGATCCTGAAGCCCGAGTACACCGTGGACGACCTGCAGGAACGCGTCGCGGTGCTGTGCGAGAACGTGAAGACCTACCACTCCGACACCGGCTTCGTGGGCGGCTTCGTGGCGCTGAACAGCGGCGCGGTCTCGAATGAGGGCTCCACGGTGGGTCAGGCGGTCGAGAGTCCGCTGAAGGGCAAGGAGGCGCTCATCGTCACCTTCTGGCGCAGCTTCGAGGAGCACGAGGCCTCGCACCGCAGTGACAGTTTCCAGCCGTTGTTCCGTCAGGTGCTGGAGCTGTGCGAGAACGGCAACGAGGAGATCGCCTACGAGATGCTGTGGTCGGGCGCGGCCTACGACCCGGAGACCGCCAAGCAGGCGCGCGAAGCGAAGCACCGGGCGGCCTGA
- a CDS encoding glycosyltransferase, translated as MKWGDKYPARYVNILHAMVRRHLRLPHRFVCFTDDAEGLDPGIEHRPLPPVRLPGGPERGWRKLGVFAKRLADLEGTALFLDLDVVLLDSMDALFELAPGEFHIIRDWQHRGRITGNSSVFRFEVGAHADVLAAFEHDAAGVRRRFRNEQAFLSQALHERGRLRYWPDEWCRSFKRHCVPQGPLAWVRAPRPPAEAKIIVFHGRPNPPEAARGQSGKPLRFWRAAPWIETHWRLDEA; from the coding sequence ATGAAGTGGGGGGACAAGTACCCCGCCCGCTACGTCAACATCTTACACGCCATGGTGCGCCGCCACCTGCGGCTGCCGCACCGCTTCGTGTGCTTCACCGACGATGCCGAGGGACTCGACCCCGGCATCGAGCACCGGCCGCTGCCCCCGGTGCGCCTGCCCGGCGGCCCCGAACGCGGCTGGCGTAAGCTCGGCGTGTTCGCCAAGCGTCTGGCCGACCTCGAGGGTACGGCCCTGTTTCTCGATCTCGACGTCGTGCTGCTCGACAGCATGGACGCGCTGTTCGAGTTGGCCCCCGGGGAGTTCCACATCATTCGCGACTGGCAGCATCGCGGACGCATCACCGGCAACTCCTCGGTGTTCCGCTTCGAGGTGGGGGCGCACGCCGACGTATTGGCCGCGTTCGAGCACGACGCGGCCGGCGTGCGGCGGCGCTTTCGCAATGAGCAAGCCTTTCTCTCCCAGGCCCTGCACGAGCGCGGCCGACTCCGCTACTGGCCGGACGAGTGGTGCCGCAGCTTCAAACGCCACTGCGTACCGCAGGGACCGCTCGCCTGGGTACGCGCGCCGCGACCGCCCGCGGAGGCCAAGATTATCGTATTCCACGGCCGTCCCAACCCGCCGGAGGCCGCCCGGGGTCAGAGCGGCAAGCCGCTGCGCTTCTGGCGTGCCGCCCCCTGGATCGAGACCCACTGGCGCTTGGACGAAGCCTGA
- a CDS encoding RES family NAD+ phosphorylase, which translates to MWTPTALASETRPLGGDAWRAVEHQYSASTRKIVDTQAEQDVLESILEESKPRYPAAAAPLHYLLKSPFRYYPPRPHGSRFRRAGDAGGVFYGAERLRTALAELAYYRLRFFAASPATPLPRNEERLTAFRAAFRTARALDLTQPPLERDRALWTDPQDYGATQALAEAARAAEVEVIRYESVRDAERGANLALLQPGVFTSGRPLEQQTWYLYLSPLEVNCTRANGAGEERWTFPRAQFGL; encoded by the coding sequence ATGTGGACGCCCACCGCGCTCGCGTCTGAGACCCGGCCGCTGGGCGGCGACGCTTGGCGGGCGGTCGAGCACCAGTACAGCGCCTCCACGCGCAAGATCGTGGATACCCAGGCCGAGCAGGACGTGCTCGAGTCGATCCTGGAAGAGAGCAAGCCGCGCTACCCGGCCGCCGCCGCGCCGCTGCATTACCTGCTGAAAAGTCCGTTTCGCTACTATCCCCCGAGGCCGCATGGCTCGCGGTTTCGCCGTGCCGGCGACGCCGGCGGCGTGTTCTACGGGGCCGAACGGCTGCGCACCGCCCTGGCGGAACTCGCCTACTACCGGCTGCGCTTCTTCGCCGCTTCGCCGGCCACCCCGCTGCCGCGCAACGAGGAACGGCTGACCGCCTTCCGCGCGGCGTTTCGCACCGCGCGTGCCCTGGACCTGACCCAGCCGCCGCTGGAGCGCGACCGTGCGCTATGGACCGACCCACAGGACTACGGCGCGACGCAGGCGCTGGCCGAGGCGGCGCGCGCCGCCGAGGTGGAGGTGATCCGCTATGAATCGGTACGTGATGCCGAGCGGGGCGCCAACCTGGCCCTGTTGCAGCCCGGGGTGTTCACCAGCGGCCGGCCGCTGGAACAGCAGACCTGGTATCTCTACCTCTCGCCGCTCGAGGTCAACTGCACGCGTGCCAATGGCGCCGGCGAGGAGCGCTGGACCTTCCCTCGCGCCCAGTTCGGCCTCTGA